In Quercus lobata isolate SW786 chromosome 12, ValleyOak3.0 Primary Assembly, whole genome shotgun sequence, a genomic segment contains:
- the LOC115970197 gene encoding gibberellin 20 oxidase 1-like, with the protein MALEIEERHVESLSTMDHNLCVKNIIWSKEEWPAINYDEFVDGDDIPIISVQVLDEKKKKSQDYEILCQAMVNASSSWGFFKLVDHGVDLKVIENVKLRLNELFDLPMEQKLKGARSASLPLGYSATNPDYGKNLPWAEILQLLQSPKHVVAFATKVFGDQHQSFSDAMIEYMHELDKLGMKFFEMLASGLGLEDDFFTKSFEEKGYTMIRINRYPPCPLPEKCLGLGSHSDPHALTILLQDHVGGLQVLKTDHQWVGIRPIPNSFVINIGDTLEAWTNGRLKSVVHRAVVNKEKQRLSAAYFLSPSSSAIIDCPPQLMVMDPSTNPRKYIPFTWEDFKKELLVQKRVVGKTALNRYLILIEKPI; encoded by the exons ATGGCTCTAGAAATTGAAGAACGACATGTTGAGTCACTCTCCACCATGGATCACAATTTATGTGTCAAAAATATCATATGGTCCAAGGAAGAATGGCCAGCAATAAATTATGATGAATTTGTAGATGGGGATGACATTCCTATTATAAGCGTCCAGGTTTtagatgagaaaaagaaaaagagccaAGATTATGAGATTTTGTGCCAAGCCATGGTAAATGCTAGCTCCAGTTGGGGATTCTTCAAATTAGTAGATCATGGGGTTGATTTGAAAGTCATAGAGAACGTGAAATTACGTTTGAATGAGCTTTTTGATCTTCCTATGGAGCAGAAGCTAAAGGGTGCAAGATCTGCCAGTTTACCATTGGGCTACAGTGCCACAAATCCTGATTATGGGAAAAATTTACCTTGGGCTGAGATCTTACAACTACTTCAGTCACCCAAACATGTTGTTGCATTTGCAACAAAGGTGTTTGGTGATCAACACCAGTCATTtag TGATGCAATGATTGAGTACATGCATGAGTTGGACAAactaggaatgaaattttttgagatgTTGGCATCTGGATTGGGCCTTGAAGATGACTTCTTTACAAAGAGCTTTGAAGAGAAAGGCTATACCATGATCAGAATCAACAGATATCCTCCTTGTCCCCTTCCAGAAAAATGTCTAGGACTTGGGAGCCATTCAGACCCCCATGCTCTCACAATATTGTTACAAGACCATGTTGGTGGACTTCAAGTCTTAAAGACTGACCACCAATGGGTTGGAATCCGACCTATCCCCAATTCTTTTGTCATCAACATTGGTGACACCCTTGAG GCATGGACTAATGGGAGGCTAAAGAGTGTTGTACACAGAGCAGTGGTAAACAAAGAGAAACAGAGGCTATCGGCTGCATATTTTCTCAGCCCATCAAGTTCTGCAATCATAGACTGCCCTCCTCAGCTCATGGTGATGGACCCAAGCACCAACCCAAGAAAGTATATCCCTTTCACTTGGGAAGATTTCAAGAAGGAACTTCTGGTTCAAAAGAGGGTAGTAGGTAAAACTGCCCTCAATAGATACCTCATTCTAATTGAAAAGCCAATATAG